In Agromyces sp. 3263, a single genomic region encodes these proteins:
- a CDS encoding ABC transporter permease, whose product MTTTSTSAAPGRASGVPAPSDLVRPRIGAFAAESTFIGRSLRHSVRDVEAATMAIVLPVMLMLLFTYIFGNAIDPSGGYVDYVVPGIILLCAGFGAASTAVSVANDMTTGIIDRFRTMPLRSGAVLTGHVVASLARNLAASAVVILVALLVGFRPTATPIEWVGVFALVALWILAITYLFAAIGLAASTPEAASGYGFILLFLPYLSSAFVPVDTMPDWLQWIAENQPITPIIETLRSLLMGTPMGDSAWWAVGWCAVIIAGSAAWGAWLFRRKAGRR is encoded by the coding sequence ATGACCACCACCAGCACCAGTGCCGCTCCCGGCCGCGCGAGCGGCGTCCCCGCACCGTCGGACCTCGTCCGCCCGCGCATCGGCGCCTTCGCGGCCGAGTCGACGTTCATCGGCCGCAGCCTCCGCCACTCCGTCCGCGACGTCGAGGCGGCGACCATGGCGATCGTCCTGCCGGTCATGCTCATGCTGCTGTTCACGTACATCTTCGGCAACGCCATCGACCCCTCGGGCGGCTACGTCGACTACGTCGTGCCCGGCATCATCCTGCTCTGCGCCGGGTTCGGCGCGGCATCGACCGCGGTCTCGGTCGCGAACGACATGACGACCGGCATCATCGACCGCTTCCGCACGATGCCGCTGCGCAGTGGCGCGGTGCTCACCGGCCACGTCGTCGCGAGCCTCGCCCGCAACCTCGCCGCGTCGGCCGTCGTGATCCTCGTCGCGCTGCTCGTCGGCTTCCGGCCGACGGCCACTCCGATCGAATGGGTCGGCGTGTTCGCGCTCGTGGCGCTCTGGATCCTCGCGATCACCTACCTGTTCGCGGCGATCGGGCTCGCGGCGTCGACACCCGAGGCGGCGAGCGGCTACGGATTCATCCTGCTCTTCCTGCCCTACCTCTCGAGCGCCTTCGTACCGGTCGACACGATGCCCGACTGGCTGCAGTGGATCGCCGAGAACCAGCCGATCACGCCCATCATCGAGACCCTCAGGTCGCTGCTCATGGGCACGCCGATGGGCGACTCGGCCTGGTGGGCCGTCGGCTGGTGCGCCGTTATCATCGCCGGCTCCGCCGCGTGGGGCGCGTGGCTGTTCCGCCGCAAGGCGGGGCGTCGCTGA
- a CDS encoding L-threonylcarbamoyladenylate synthase: MTAIYDCSVDSQLLTGMRLARGAIGRGELVVIPTDTVYGVAADAFSAAAVARLLEAKGRERTSPPPVLIPGIPTLDALAAEVPEPVRRLVAEFWPGGLTVILHAQPSLQWDLGETRGTVALRMPASPIALELLSETGPLAVSSANLSGQPSATTAADAEAMLGESVTVYLDGGPAGTGYEAIGERPGDTSSTIVDATGLTADGGVLRIVRAGVISRERIAAVVGDELLAPIEGAAPATSVAHEGSPDASVADGGSPAASVADEADAAAS, encoded by the coding sequence ATGACTGCCATCTACGACTGTTCGGTCGATTCCCAGCTGCTCACCGGCATGCGCCTCGCGCGCGGCGCCATCGGACGCGGCGAGCTCGTGGTGATCCCCACCGACACGGTCTACGGCGTCGCCGCCGACGCGTTCTCGGCTGCGGCCGTCGCGCGCCTCCTCGAGGCGAAGGGTCGCGAGCGCACGTCGCCGCCGCCCGTGCTGATCCCCGGCATCCCCACGCTGGACGCACTCGCCGCCGAGGTGCCCGAACCGGTGCGCCGGCTCGTCGCCGAGTTCTGGCCCGGCGGACTCACGGTCATCCTGCACGCCCAGCCGTCGCTGCAGTGGGACCTCGGCGAGACCCGCGGCACCGTCGCCCTGCGCATGCCGGCCAGCCCGATCGCGCTCGAACTGCTGAGCGAGACCGGCCCGCTCGCCGTGTCGAGCGCCAACCTCTCGGGGCAGCCGTCGGCGACGACCGCGGCCGACGCCGAGGCGATGCTCGGCGAGTCGGTCACCGTCTACCTCGACGGCGGACCGGCCGGCACGGGGTACGAGGCGATCGGCGAACGGCCCGGCGACACGTCCTCGACGATCGTCGACGCCACCGGGCTCACCGCCGACGGGGGAGTGCTCCGCATCGTGCGCGCCGGCGTGATCTCGCGCGAGCGCATCGCGGCGGTCGTCGGCGACGAGCTGCTCGCGCCCATCGAGGGTGCGGCGCCCGCGACGTCCGTCGCCCACGAGGGCTCGCCCGACGCATCCGTCGCCGACGGGGGCTCACCCGCGGCATCCGTCGCCGATGAAGCGGATGCCGCCGCCTCATGA